The genomic DNA GGCGGCTCATACTCAGCGCGTGGAACTAAATTCCCAACTTTCTGGGAACTAAAGCGAGTCCCGGCGCTTTCTCTCCACGCCCGACCGCCTGTCTTGCGAAGAAACGCAGAATCCGCATATCGGTTGTTCCTGCAACGATGCACACTGCATCATCCCCCCGGCCGCATCGAGCATGGCAGGCCAGACCTGCTGGAAAACACCAGGCCCTACGAGAGGACGCGTCAGTATACTGAGCCACTGCTGCCGGGCGTCGTCGCCTCGGAAAGACTGGGCGTCGCGCGTCGGACCCACCTGGAGGATGACAAACATGCTGCGCATCGTTCTTGGCTGTCTGATGGCTCTTTCCACGATCGTTGCCGGTGCCCTGCCCGGGGTAGCGTATGCGGATGCCGCGCACCCCGTAGTCGCGTTGCTGCCCGGGGTGACTGATCCGTTCTACTTCACCATGTATCGTGGCGCCCAGCGTGCAGCGAAAGAAGAGAACGTGCAGTTGCTCTTCCAGGTTCCGAAGGCCTGGAACACGAGCGAGCAGGTGCCGATCCTCAAGGCGTTCATCGCCAAGCATCCCGACGTGCTGCTCGTCTCGCCCGTCGACAAGCAGCAGATGATCGGCCCGCTCAAGGAGGCCGCCGACGCCGGCATCAAGGTCGTCACCGTCGACACCTATATCGGCGATGGTCACTACCAGACCGGCAAAGGCGATGCCGATTTCCCCCTCTCCTATATTGCTTCGGATAACCTGGAAGGCGGCCGCGTGGCGGCCCGCGCGCTGGCGAAGGCAGTCGGCGACAAGGGCACGGTCTATTGCGAGAACAACAAGCCTGGCATCTCCAGCACCGACGCTCGCGCGCAAGGCTTCATGGAGGAGATGAAGAAGCACCCGAACATCAAGGTGCTCGAAACGCAGTACAACGAGGACGATGCCAACCGTGCCGCCGCGCATGTGGCGGCCGTGCTCGCGCGCAATCCCGACCTTGCGGGCGTGTTCGGCGCAAACACGTTCTCGGGCAGCGGTGCCGCGCAAGGCGTCAAGGCGGCGGGCAAGCAAGGCCAGGTGAAGGTCGTGGTGTTCGACGCAGTGCCCGGCATCGACGAACAGATCAGGAGCGGACTCGTCGATATCGCCATCGCGCAACGTCCTGACGAAATTGGCTACTACGGCGTGAAATTTGCCGCCGACGCAATCCGTGGCAAGTCGATCCCCACCATCAAGAGTACCGGCTTCGTCGTGCTCGACCGCTCGAACATCGACAAGCCCGAGATGAAGCAGTACATCTACTCGAATTGACCGAAGCGAAGGGGCCTGCGCACACAACATGAATGACAAGCGTCTGGATCGCCTCGGTCTGGTCAGCAAGGTATGGCCGTGGCTGTTCTTCGGCGCGCTGCTTGTGTTTTTCGAAGCGTGGGCGCGCATTGCCGCCCACCGCTCGTTCGTCTTCAACGCCTATAACCTGCAGTCGATCGCGCTCGCTGCGAGTGCACCGCTGTTGCTTGCCATTGGGCAGACTTTCGTGATCGTCACGGCAGGCATCGACCTTTCGGTCGGGTTCGTCATGGGCCTTGCTGCCGTGTGCATCGCGCAGTTCACGCTTCTGGGGGGCGGCTCGCCGTGGGTACTGCTGCTCTCTATTCCACTCACAATCGCTGTGTGCCTGATTCCGGGCTTCGTCAATGGCGTGCTGATCGCGCGACTCGGCGTACCCGCGTTCATCGGCACGCTTGGCATGTACGGCGTCGCGCGTGGAGCGGGCTTTCTCGCCGCAGGCAGCGGCATGACGGTGGCCGTCGACAATCCCGGCCTCGCCTGGCTTGGGCGCGGCTGGGCGCCCGTCGTGCTCACTGCCCTGCTGCTCTCCCTCATGCACTTCGTCTTGTCGCAAACGCGCTTCGGCCAGTACACGTACGCCATCGGAGGAAATCCGCAATCAGCCGTGCGCGCTGGCATCAATGTGCGCCGCCATCTGTTTGCAATCTATCTGATCGCTGCAGCCTTCGCTGCGGTCGGCGGTATCGTCTACACCGCGCGCTTCGCAGCAGGCGCGGCCAACGCCGGCGAGCCGATGCTGCTCAACTCGATTGCCGCAGTCGTGATCGGCGGTGCGAGCCTCTTTGGCGGTACCGGCACTGTCATCGGCACGCTGATCGGTTCGCTCATCATCGCCGTAATTGAATTCGGGCTCGTATTTATCGACGTCAATGCGTTCTGGCAATTCATCGTCGTGGGGATCGTCATCATCGTCTCGGTGTTGATCGATCAATACAAGGAGCGGCTGGGGGGCGCGCAATGAGCGACGCGGCGGCGACGCCGATACTCGAAGCACGCGACATCTCGATCCGTTTCGGCGGCGTGGAGGCCCTCAAGCGCGTCTCGCTCCAATTGACGCCTGGTGAAGTGCTCGCGCTCGCGGGTGATAACGGTGCGGGCAAGTCCACGCTCATCAAGATACTCTCTGGTGTCTATCATGCCGATGCAGGCGAATTGCGCTTCGACGGCCGCCCGATGCAGTTGCGCGACCCGCAGGACGCCCGGGAACAAGGCATCGAGACGATCTATCAGGATCTCGCACTCGCCGACAATCTCGACGTTGGCAGCAACATCTTTCTGGGCCGCGAACCCACGCGCCGGAAATTGGGCTTTCGGGTCATCGACCGGCCGCGCATGGCCCAGGTCGCACGCGAGGTGCTCGAACGGCTCGATATCGTGATTGCGCAGCGTAAGCTGACCGGCCCGGTGAAGATGCTCTCGGGCGGCCAGCGCCAGGCTATCGCCATCGGCCGTGCCATCTACTGGAACGCGCGCGTTCTCATCATGGACGAACCTACGGCAGCGCTCGGCGTGCCGGAGCAGCGCAAGGTGATGGCGCTGATCGGCTCGTTGAAGGCGCAGGGCGTGGCCGTGATTCTCATCTCCCATAATCTGCACGATATTTTTGCGGTGTCCGACCGGATCATCGTGTTGCGCCGTGGCGAGGTGGCCGGCGAGCGCCGCATCGAGCAGACGAACGGTGACGAGATCGTGCGGCTCATGGTGGGCGATACTTACGCGAATGGCGCACGCTGATGACGCTGATGCCTGCACACGCGCAGGAGATCAAGGGGGATCAACAAGGTAGGCTTATTGATCGTTGCGTTCAGCAAGCTTGGCTGGGACGATCCGATGCAGTTTGCAGCTACCACCGAGAAACGTGGCGCCACCATTGTCGGCCCGAATCTTGGAGAGAGTCCCGGTCTCACCAAATAAAGCAAGCCAGAAGAAAACGCGGATACGGGAGCAGAAAGCGTGGAAACATTCACTACTGAAGTCACCAGCCGAGGCGACATACCGGGTCGAGAGCAACCGGCTGGTGGATTCCGCAAGAATCACCATCAGTGGGCAGTGGACCTGCGCAGAATCGAATAAAGCTGGTCCTTGAGTAGGAGCTTTTCTTTCTTCAGGCCGGTGATGAGCGATTCTTTGCCGTTTGTACGGGCGCATTCCAGGTTCTTAATCTGCTGGTCCAGATCGTTATGCTTATGGAACAGACGCGCGAAATGGGCGTCCTTGATCTTTAACTTGGAAATACGGTCGCGGTATTCTGGAAACATCGTGATTCCTCCGGGGTGTAACAGACCGATTCTGCGAGGGGGACGTCCTTTGCCCCACCCGCAACAACTTCTCACTTGCGCGAAGTCTTCGGGATGGCATTGATATCGAGCTGGTCGATTCGGATGCTGACTCCATGTGAGCTACCTCAGCGCCACACATCTTCGTCGGCTGCTTTCGTGAATTGCGGCGTCCCGCCGCAATGGCATTCAATTTATCTATCGGCGATCGAGCGTTGTGCGTCGGGGTCGGCTCATATTGAGGTATCGGCCAACAAGCGCCATAGAGAAAAAGGCCGATGGGATTGCCGGGTCTACAGCCGGCCAACGCATTGCCAGCGCTCGCCCTGCACGCCTCGCTCGAACACAAGTTCCCGCTTGCTCGCTCGGCTGATGTCTGAACGCGCACGTGGGGTGATCCGCAGACGCATCTGGCACGATACACAAGTCGCCGTCGGCCGCTAGCTTCAAAAGCGTGGGGCTGATGCGGTTGCACGTTGTGCCCAATGCTTGAGCCAAACGCTCGGTCGTCCAATCTTGACCGTTGGCTATCAGATCCATGAGCCGCTCGTCCAGCGTAGCGACAAAATGCTCACAAGACATATTGCCCTCCAACGACAGTTCAGTAAGGAAACTGTAACAGTCGCATGACGCACGGGCCATGAGGGGTTTTGTCGCACAACTTGAACCGATTCTGAGGGGCTCCGGTGAAAATCGGAGCCGTCAGTAGGTTAAGGCAACGGCTGTGATGTGATGGACGACTCCCGCTAAATGGCGAGAGATTCATCCCAAAGTGGGCAGGTCGTGATGCCCTTCGCGCCAATGCGCGCCAACATGAGAAACCAACCACTGTCAGATTTTGTCTAGTTCACTGCATTTCAACAACCTGATCGAGCAGGACCATCGCTGCATCAAGTGCCGAATCAATGTCATGCCCGGCTTCGAACATTTCGGTAATGCCGCGATTACTCTTTCAGGCATCGAGTCGATGCATCGCATCCGCAATGGCCAATTCAATGTTGCGACGCTCGGCCTCAAAGAGGCTATCGCGCCCACCGTCTGGACTGCTGTCCTGTCTGTTTGATAAGTAATCCGCTCTATTTCAACGATCTTTTTCGGATCATCTATTTGCACCAGATCCGTTCAGATCTCAGGGGTTCACTCCAAGCCAACTCCTATGCACTGACTTGTGCGGCGCGCTCCACGCCCTTACGACGCAAAGCGCCTGACCGTCGCCGACGGTAACTCGCCGAACATGCGGCGATAGTCGCTTGCGAAACTGCCCAGGTGCAGGAATCCCCATTTCGTCGCCGCGTTGGTTACGGAAAGCCCCAACCGCAGTTCCCGCCTGACGTGGTTCAGACGAACCGCTCGCAGATAGGCAACGGGGTTCAGGTCAAGGGCTTCATTAAAGGCGTACTGCACCGTTCGTCTGCTGACGCCCAGTTCCACGCAGAGCTCCGCAATCGAAAGCGGACATGTCGCCGCGTCTTGCAGCTTTTCCTCAACCGCTTTTACCAGTATCCAGTGCCTCACATCGCGCTCGCGGCCGGCGCCCACCGTATCGGGATAAACGGCAAGCGTCTCCGAGATCGCATACAGGATGGTGCGCTCCAGCAGGCGTTCCCGTTCGTCAGCGTCGACCAGGCGGGCCTGCAACGATCGCGTGCTCGCGGCCATCGCGGCGCGAAGCAGTTCGCGCAGGTTTTGGGCGACGTCGGCGTCGAGGGGAATCACGGGCGCCAGAGCCCTGGCGCGCAGCGAAGCGGCGACGAGACTGGTCTGCTCCGACGAAAGGGATTGCAGCTGGATTTCGACGTTAACCAGAGTGTGCTGGGCAGGCGAATAGAACTCGAACTGCGGCACACTGGAAAACACATGAAGACTGTCACGCCCGCTCTTTTCGCCGCACAGTCTCGCGTGCCCTTCCAGTTCGAGTGGAACGGCAATCACCAGCCGATCCGGGGCAATGGCGCCTTGCTGATAGATCACCTTGTCGAGTTCTTCGACCAGAAGGCGAACACCGCCTAGCGAAACGGTCGACAGTGCGCCATGAAATACGCCGCCCGATATCTGGGTATAGGTTGCGGACCAGCCCTCGAACGCCCTCGCCTGCTCGTCTACGTCTCGATATGCGCAATACGACACGGCCTGCGCATACGAGGCATCCGTGACATCTCCTGAGGTCGGCTGAGCATGCGCTGTCATGGGCGTTCGAAAGTGCCGGCGTGTGCTTTTGATTTTACACACCCCTATGCCCGAAAAAATTTCCTCCTCAGGCGCACTTTCGCACGCATCCGATCGGGACCGCCTGGCCCAATTGCAGCGCCTACACCGCCGAAAAACAATTGTCGACGAACAGTTGCGTGCCGTTGACAAAACTCGCATCGTCGGACGCCAGAAAGAGTGCCGCCGCCGCGACTTCCGATGGATCGCACAAGCGCCCTTGCTGGATAGATATCGCAGCTTCCGTTGCGTCCACGCCCATCGCCTGAAGCTCCTTCAGTTCGCGCATGCCATGCGGTGTCCGGATGAAGCCGGGCGCGACTGCGTTGCAGCGGATTCCCCGGTCACGGTACTCGACCGCGATGGCGCGCGCAAACATATGGCACGCGCCTTTGGTGGCGTCGTACAGCACTTCGCCCGGCGTCGCAAGGACGGCGGAAATCGAAGACGTACAGATGATGCTGCCTCGCCCCTTTTCCAGCATCTGTGGCAACACCGCCTTCGTCATCAGGAACATGCTTTTGACGTTGACGCTCATCAGCCAGTCCCATTCCGTCTCGTCGATCTCGAGGAAGGGCTTCACGATGAGCGTGCCGGCATGGTTGAACAGGACGTCGGCGTTTCCAAACTGCACCCGTGCCGCAGCCACCGCTGTCTGTACGTCCGCTTGCCGCGACACGTCGGCTTGCAGGCCGAGCGCGCTCTTGCCGTCATCGCGCAGCCGTGCCGCGAGCGTTTCGGCCGCATCGCCATCGCGGTCGATGATTACCACGCGGGCACCCTCGGCAGCGAACAGCGTTGACGCCGCCGCACCGCAGCCGCCGGCACCGCCGCTCACGATCGCGACCTTCCCTGCCAGGCGGCCGCCATTCTTCGATTGAGTCATGGTTGGTCCTGATGGGCTTGCGGTTCTCAAATGGACGGGTCGACGCCCGCCTCGATCTGCCGGATGCGGTCGAGATTGACTTGCGAACCGAGAACGGGTGGTCCCTTGAAACTCTTGCGAACGCCGAGCCCGTACCAGATCACCATGAGCGCCGCCACGAATCCCACCAACACATAGAGCACCTTCTCGTTCGGCGCCTGGATGCCGACGTAGGCCAGCACACACGCGCCGACCAGTGCGAGCAACGCGCAAGGCTTCGACCAGATGCCGAGCTGAAACGGACCTTTTTCATTCCATGTTCGGCCCTCCGCGAGCAGGCCGGACGCAACGGGCATCGCGTACGAAATGTAAAGAAACACCGCACTGCCCGCGCTCAGGACCGAGAACGCGTCGCCGTAGAGCGTAACGACGATAGCGAGCACCGCGCACGTCCAGATCGCTGCGCCGGGCGTGCGATGCTGCTCGTTCACCCTGCGCAGGTACTTCGAACCTGGCAATCCGCCGTCGCGCGCGAACGCATACACCATGCGCGACGTCGACATGATCGCAGCGAGCCCGCAGACGTAGTTGATGAAGAACATCGACAGCTCCAGACAGACCCGGAGGGCGGGCGGGATCGGCGCGAGGATCGCGCTGAAGAAGCCCGTTCCCTGTTTCATCGCGGCAGTCAGATCAGGCATCACGAGAACGAAGGCGCACACCATGACGTAACCGAACACGGCTGACCAGAACACCGACCCGATGATTCCGCGCGGCACGTTGCGGGCTGCGTCGTGCGTCTCCTCCGAGGTGTGGGCGGAGGCATCGAATCCGGTGATCGTGTAAGTCACGAGCAGCAGTCCCGAAAGAAACGCTAAGGGAGTCGCCTGCTTTGGCCAGGCGCTGCCGTCGGCACCCGTAAAGTTGGTGAAGCTGAACAGGCGGTGAAGATCAAACGGGACAGGCGAGTAATACAGAAGCGCGGCGACCAGGACGATCGTGACGATGAAGATCAGATAGCCGGAAAGGTCGGTGATTTTGCTGGCTATCCGGATTCCGCGCGCGTTCAGGAACGCTTGCGAAACAGTAATCAGCGTCAGAAACGCGGTTTGGTGCCACCAGTTGAGGCTGTCGGGGTCGACGCCGAACATCGGCGCAATCAGTGTCTTGAAGAACGGATCGTAGGTGCCGAAATTGATCGCGGCGATGACGAAAATGAGTCCGATCAGATTGATCCAGGCGGTCAGCCAGCCCCACCACTTCCCGCCGAGAATCGCGCCCCAGTGGTAAAGGCCGCCCGCGGTCGGATACGCGGAAGCGATCTGCGACATGGAGACGGCGACGATCAGTGCAAATATTGACCCCAGTGGCCAGCCCAATCCGATGGAAGCGCCGCCCGCCGCTGAAAATCCCATCTGGAACGCCGTAATGCCGCCCGACAGAATGCAGATCACGGAAAAGGAAACGGCGAAATTCGAGAATCCGTTCATGCGCCGCGATAGTTCCTGGGCGTACCCCATCTTGTGGAGCAGGCCAACGTCGCTGTCGGCCGCTGTTTTCAACTGGTGTTTAGTATCCATATGCGCTCCATCCCTGATGTCACAGTCTCCAGGCCGGGGCTTACCGCGATGCTGCGTCGCGCGCGTGGCTCAACCTGGCCCATCGGACTCGGACAACTGCCTCCGCGGGAAGCCGCCGTCTCGCTCCGACATACGGAAGGTAGAAAGCCAAAATCGGGAGCACTATCAGATTTCGGCAAACGGCCGCAAATTGAAGGCGTACGGGACCGACTGTCGGCGTACGATCGGCCGTTTGGCGCAACGAGGAGGCCGCGCTTTCCTCTCCGACAGCGGCGACGCCGTGCGCTTCTCTGTGCAGCAAGGTTCGTAGACTGACGCGAATTCACGCAACTCGCCAAAAATCCGTCGACCGATTTCTCAACGATCACCACACCTGCCAGCTTTTCGTCTCGTGCTCGGCAAGTTGACGACACCCCCGGCGTGTCTGGTCGTCTGTTGGATGCTGGAATAACCGGGCCCAACCGACAGTCTTGCAAGCAGGAAGACACGAAAGAGGTGATCGAAATGGACATCATCGACATGGCCCGTGCGTCGGGAATGACAGTTATCCTCGATGGAAAAATCGGCCGGGAGGAATACCAGAGCGTTTGTGGTTCGCTATCGGCGTTGCAGCGATTTGCTGAGGCAGTACGTCACTCCAACGCAAGCTCGAAAGGCAATCCGATCTTCGCGGCGCAGGTCGCCCAACTACAGCGGCATCTTGCGCCACAGCGCACAGCCGTGAAGGTCAGCACTGCCCATTGAACACGCGCTTCGTTCCGGCTGATCGCTCATGGCGATTGACGACACGCATGCGTCCCCTCCTCGCACCACCACTCGCATCACGGTCACCTGATGCTCGCGAGCCGACGGTGAACTGACTTTGCGTTCGAGGAATCGTGTTTTATTGAAGGCGGGAATAACCAGCGACCAGACCGCGTCTACATTGCATATCGCGCTTCATACTCAGGAGTCCGCATAGAAGGAGTTTTCTGCGGTCGCCTGATGCTCGCAACCCAGATTACCCGCCTGAAGCAACAACAGCTCGCCCCGACCAACTTCGACCAGCAAGGGTGTGGGAGTCGATATTCCGGGCGCTAAACCTAACTACATGTGCACGTCGATTAGACATGCTCATGCCCTTGCGAAGCCGCGCCTAAAAGTTCAAAGAATTGCAGGCCCGTCCTTCGTTCTAACCTGAAGACAGGAGAAGTGCAAATGAGCCAGTTCTATCTACACGACAGCCCGGTTCTTGGTGCGTACAGCTCCGGCGCGACCTGCGACCACGAGGCGGCGAACGGCATCTCAGGTTTGCGCGACCAACCGGTTGACACGAGGGCTTCGTCGCGCCTTCGCCACGCAGTCTGGATCTCCGTCGCGCTCGCGGGACTGATAGCTGCGGGATGCACGTCTCTCCCTCAGGCCGGCAGCAATGAGTGTGTAGGTCCAGTCGGCTACTGCCAGCCGTACTTCGGCTCCTGAGTAGCAGGTCTCTCCATTCTGGAGAGACCGTCTTCCATCTTTGCGCTATCTGTCCCATTCATGGGGTAGGCTTCGTCTGCGCTATCGGGGTTCCGCTCTTCAACGCATCCTGTTCCCTTTGATGTTTGGCCGCCAGCCTCTCTTCCGCCGCCCGAATGTCATCTGGGTAGTAGAGGTCATTGGGAACAGGGCGATATCCGGCCGCCTCTAACTCCTCGAGTTCATGCCGTACTTCTGCGCGGGTGATCTGATGCGTGCTGGGCTCCACCGACGTTTGCGCGTACACACAGCCTGATGTCGCCAACAGCACCGCACTCACGATGAGCGAACCACGCGCAGATCGACCAACAAGCCGATCAAGCGAATTCGATTTCATGACGCTACTCCTTGGTTCCTGAGCGCGTTATGTCCACGGTCCAACTGTGACTATGGCACACGGCGCCCTGCAGCGATAAACCACTGAACAAGCGTCCTTATTCCCAACTCTCATTCGCAGGACAAAAAGGCATCTTTGCCATCGGCGACAAACGGACACAGTGAAACCTAAAACATTCATGTCCGCTTCATCATGCCCCGCAGAGCGTCTCCAATGACGCCGTGATGCGCCCTTCGAGTATTGCTCCATCCAGCCTGAAGATGTGGCCAGTTGGCCTGGCCCATGGCCTCACGGCCCTGTTACTCACCTCGCAATCGATTTCATTTTCAGGCGTTCTGCCACATAGATTCCCTTTTTCACGGAAATGGGAATATCCAGCCACGAAACAGAGTCTACTCATTACATATCGCAACCGCTCACGGGTACCGGGTGCTGCGCGCATGAAGATGCAAGCAGCGAATCGACGTTGGAAGAGTGGAAGCCGGCGCGGCCGACTTCTTGTATGGAGCGTCTTTATGAAGAAGAAGGCCGCTGGCATGTTGCGCGCTTTCAGCACCTTAAGGAGTTTGATATGAAGAGCGTCTCAGAGAGAACGAGCGTGCCGCGGGCTCTGTCGCGGCGCAAGGTCTCAGCCCATCTGACGATATCAACGCGCCGGAGAACAGCACCCGGTTGATGCCGCAGGCTGCACGCGGGAGTGAGTATCCTACTCACGGTGATCGGCAGGCGGGAGAGCTAAATCTGAATCCGACGGATCCGCGGGCGCAACTCGCCAATGGTTTGCCAAACAATGCGCAGTCTGGTGGATACGGATCGGCACTAGCCGGCGTGAGGACCTATGTCGTGCCGTCGAAGAATTGAGTGTCAAGACGAGTCGGCCTGGTGCAGGATGTACTTCAACTGGGACGAAGGCGGGCTCGATAGGAGTTCAGTCGCTGCGACCATCAATGCCGCCAGCGCGGATACCAACGTGCCGCTGCTCGACAGGCTCGTCAGAGGTGCAGATATGTTCGACGTGGCGCACGACCCGCTTCTACAGTAAATGCGGCGGAGGCCAGCGCAGCCTGTAACTCGATCTGCGCCGTGCTGTCGATCAACTGCCGCATGAACACCAGCGGGTCGCGATGTGGATCGCCGGCCGTCGCGCTCATGTCTGCGCAATAGTGCGTGACCGCAGCCCCGAAGACCTTCAGTGTCGCGACCGCGTCCAGCGGCACCAGTCGTGGTGATCGAGATGGCGCAGCAGATCAGCGCGACGCCGCTCGCGGCGGTAGTGTGCAATCACGCCGCACGCGGCCATCATCAGCACGATCAGGCCCACAGCCGTACCCAGCCACGATGTGTCCACGTCAGCCTCCTCAGGTACACCCGAATTGCCACCCGCCCGCGAAGGCGGCACGTCCAACGAGTATGGGTGGTCTCAACGGGTTGTCTGTGCGCCGGTCAACGTACCCGTGCAAACGCACGCAGCACGGCGTCGCCACGCGGCGTCACGCGAGGCAACCGGCAGCCCGGCCCGGCTGGCTCGTTCGCAATCAACTGCAGTTCTCGGAGCGCGCCAAGCTCTGCCCGGTCCGAATCAATCCGTTCAGGCGCATCCTTCACCAGCAACAACGTGGCCACTTCGTGCGGGCTCAACATGTCGTTTGCCTCCCGGCGAGAACGAAGAACGGGTAACCGGTTCCGGCCACGGCCGCATTGACAGGGCGCGAAAACCGAACCCGGCAGGTTTTGTCGAAGGCTCTCGCCCATCAGGTTGACGAGCGAGGCGTGGGGGGCGTACTTCCGCGTTTCGCCGTGTCGGCGGCCGCCTTTGCGGCGTGCGCGATGACGGCACGGGCCATGTCCCGTGCGTGAGGCTCGGCGACAGCCTCGCCATCCGCCTGCACCTGCGGCCGCACGGCCTCGCGCAGCATCGCGTCGACGCCCGTTGCACAGGCAGACATGCCGGCGGGCATGTCGCCCGCCCGGGGCTCATGCCCGTCGTCGAGATTGCGCGCGGCGCGGCGCGGACCTATTGCTTCTGACGCGATGTCCATCCAGCCGCGCGTGTATCCGGCGAAATGCAGCGCGAGCCACGGCATCATCTCGGCCTGCCGTCTGACGAATTGTTCCGGCGTCTGGGCGTGCAATACGCTCTCCCCGTGCAGCGCGGCACCTGTGAACGCGGACGTGCACGTATCCACGTTCAGTTGCGTCAGCGCGCAAAGGCCGGCGAGGAATTGGTCGGACAGTTGCGACACGATGATCGGAACGGATAGGGTGAATGGCATCTGTTTAGGGGTGCTCACGGAATATCTCTCCGGTTCTCGCTGACAAGGCGAGCGCTGCCACAGGGATTCGTGAAGGGCGTTCCCATACCGGGCCCGTTGGCCTGGCAAACGGTCTGACGCCGTCCTAGAGCACCCATTCTAACTTTGTTAAGCCCCACTATTACTTCGGCGAGCCAGGGAGTTTCCCCAATATATGGGAAACGGGCCCCTGCTGTAATTGAGCGTCATGCGCGAGCAGGCTCAAGCGATGTGTGAAGGTTCCACCCAAGCGTCCCGCCGGACGACTGATCCGACGACACGCGAGAATCGGGTTGTAATATCCTGCTCACAAGATCCTCCGCGAGCGGATTTGGGCGACACCAAACGACCTCGACGGAGCCCATGGGGGGACAGCATGAGGGGCTTCCTTCTGGCATCGGCTTGCGCGTGTGTGCTGTCGGCCGCCGCGGCGCAGGATTTATTGCCTGCCCGTGGGCCCGGAGCCCCGGCCGCCACGACGGACTTC from Paraburkholderia sp. HP33-1 includes the following:
- a CDS encoding ABC transporter substrate-binding protein → MLRIVLGCLMALSTIVAGALPGVAYADAAHPVVALLPGVTDPFYFTMYRGAQRAAKEENVQLLFQVPKAWNTSEQVPILKAFIAKHPDVLLVSPVDKQQMIGPLKEAADAGIKVVTVDTYIGDGHYQTGKGDADFPLSYIASDNLEGGRVAARALAKAVGDKGTVYCENNKPGISSTDARAQGFMEEMKKHPNIKVLETQYNEDDANRAAAHVAAVLARNPDLAGVFGANTFSGSGAAQGVKAAGKQGQVKVVVFDAVPGIDEQIRSGLVDIAIAQRPDEIGYYGVKFAADAIRGKSIPTIKSTGFVVLDRSNIDKPEMKQYIYSN
- a CDS encoding ABC transporter permease subunit is translated as MNDKRLDRLGLVSKVWPWLFFGALLVFFEAWARIAAHRSFVFNAYNLQSIALAASAPLLLAIGQTFVIVTAGIDLSVGFVMGLAAVCIAQFTLLGGGSPWVLLLSIPLTIAVCLIPGFVNGVLIARLGVPAFIGTLGMYGVARGAGFLAAGSGMTVAVDNPGLAWLGRGWAPVVLTALLLSLMHFVLSQTRFGQYTYAIGGNPQSAVRAGINVRRHLFAIYLIAAAFAAVGGIVYTARFAAGAANAGEPMLLNSIAAVVIGGASLFGGTGTVIGTLIGSLIIAVIEFGLVFIDVNAFWQFIVVGIVIIVSVLIDQYKERLGGAQ
- a CDS encoding ATP-binding cassette domain-containing protein, with product MSDAAATPILEARDISIRFGGVEALKRVSLQLTPGEVLALAGDNGAGKSTLIKILSGVYHADAGELRFDGRPMQLRDPQDAREQGIETIYQDLALADNLDVGSNIFLGREPTRRKLGFRVIDRPRMAQVAREVLERLDIVIAQRKLTGPVKMLSGGQRQAIAIGRAIYWNARVLIMDEPTAALGVPEQRKVMALIGSLKAQGVAVILISHNLHDIFAVSDRIIVLRRGEVAGERRIEQTNGDEIVRLMVGDTYANGAR
- a CDS encoding YdcH family protein, which translates into the protein MFPEYRDRISKLKIKDAHFARLFHKHNDLDQQIKNLECARTNGKESLITGLKKEKLLLKDQLYSILRRSTAH
- a CDS encoding helix-turn-helix domain-containing protein, whose amino-acid sequence is MTAHAQPTSGDVTDASYAQAVSYCAYRDVDEQARAFEGWSATYTQISGGVFHGALSTVSLGGVRLLVEELDKVIYQQGAIAPDRLVIAVPLELEGHARLCGEKSGRDSLHVFSSVPQFEFYSPAQHTLVNVEIQLQSLSSEQTSLVAASLRARALAPVIPLDADVAQNLRELLRAAMAASTRSLQARLVDADERERLLERTILYAISETLAVYPDTVGAGRERDVRHWILVKAVEEKLQDAATCPLSIAELCVELGVSRRTVQYAFNEALDLNPVAYLRAVRLNHVRRELRLGLSVTNAATKWGFLHLGSFASDYRRMFGELPSATVRRFAS
- a CDS encoding SDR family NAD(P)-dependent oxidoreductase, encoding MTQSKNGGRLAGKVAIVSGGAGGCGAAASTLFAAEGARVVIIDRDGDAAETLAARLRDDGKSALGLQADVSRQADVQTAVAAARVQFGNADVLFNHAGTLIVKPFLEIDETEWDWLMSVNVKSMFLMTKAVLPQMLEKGRGSIICTSSISAVLATPGEVLYDATKGACHMFARAIAVEYRDRGIRCNAVAPGFIRTPHGMRELKELQAMGVDATEAAISIQQGRLCDPSEVAAAALFLASDDASFVNGTQLFVDNCFSAV
- a CDS encoding amino acid permease — its product is MDTKHQLKTAADSDVGLLHKMGYAQELSRRMNGFSNFAVSFSVICILSGGITAFQMGFSAAGGASIGLGWPLGSIFALIVAVSMSQIASAYPTAGGLYHWGAILGGKWWGWLTAWINLIGLIFVIAAINFGTYDPFFKTLIAPMFGVDPDSLNWWHQTAFLTLITVSQAFLNARGIRIASKITDLSGYLIFIVTIVLVAALLYYSPVPFDLHRLFSFTNFTGADGSAWPKQATPLAFLSGLLLVTYTITGFDASAHTSEETHDAARNVPRGIIGSVFWSAVFGYVMVCAFVLVMPDLTAAMKQGTGFFSAILAPIPPALRVCLELSMFFINYVCGLAAIMSTSRMVYAFARDGGLPGSKYLRRVNEQHRTPGAAIWTCAVLAIVVTLYGDAFSVLSAGSAVFLYISYAMPVASGLLAEGRTWNEKGPFQLGIWSKPCALLALVGACVLAYVGIQAPNEKVLYVLVGFVAALMVIWYGLGVRKSFKGPPVLGSQVNLDRIRQIEAGVDPSI
- a CDS encoding DUF4148 domain-containing protein, producing the protein MKSNSLDRLVGRSARGSLIVSAVLLATSGCVYAQTSVEPSTHQITRAEVRHELEELEAAGYRPVPNDLYYPDDIRAAEERLAAKHQREQDALKSGTPIAQTKPTP
- a CDS encoding YceI family protein, whose translation is MYFNWDEGGLDRSSVAATINAASADTNVPLLDRLVRGADMFDVAHDPLLQ
- a CDS encoding phasin family protein; this encodes MSQLSDQFLAGLCALTQLNVDTCTSAFTGAALHGESVLHAQTPEQFVRRQAEMMPWLALHFAGYTRGWMDIASEAIGPRRAARNLDDGHEPRAGDMPAGMSACATGVDAMLREAVRPQVQADGEAVAEPHARDMARAVIAHAAKAAADTAKRGSTPPTPRSST